In Delphinus delphis chromosome X, mDelDel1.2, whole genome shotgun sequence, the DNA window CCTCACTAAGTTGGATGGTCTCCTTCAGGTTCTCGATGGTTCTCTGAGTCTAAGGGTTTCCACCGCTCATCTACCCTTCCCCCCAGCTTCGTCTACATGCCTCTGACCCCACCCTCCCAGTCCAACCTCTCTGTTTAGTAAGAAGGTGCCTGTGTCTGGCAGAGCCAGGATAGGATGAAAAGACTCCTTCCCAGCCGCCCAGATAATCAAGAGTTTTGACCGGATCTTTGAGCACACACCAGGACTGTGAGGGGCCAGAGGAAAAGCACAGACTATGGTGCTGAAAGGGATTAATAAGGAACTTAGTGATTTGGCCCGTGACCCTCCAGCACACTGCTCTGCAGGTCCAGCTGGGGATAATATGTTTCATTGGCAAGCCACAATTATGGAAGCTAATGAAAACCCATATCAAGGTGGTGTATTCCTTTTGACAATTCATTTTCCTACAGACTACCCCTTCAAACTACCTAAGGTTGCATTTGCAACAAGAATTTATCATTCAGACATTAACACTAATGGCAGCATTTGTCTCAATATTCTAAGATCACAGTGGTCTCCTCCTTTAATTGTTTCTAACGTTCTTTCATCcatttgttcactgctatatgaTCCAGACCCAGATGACCCCCCCCCAGTGCCATAGACTGCATGGATCtataaaacagagagagagaagtacaAAAGAATTTCTCAGGAACGGACTCAGAAGTATGCCAGGTATGCTACCTTAAAGTCAGAATAACCTGCATTATAGCcagaataaactttaaattactgttaaaaaaggaaagaaacactaattcgaaaagatgcacgcaccccaatgttcatagcaacattactgACAATTGCCAagatgtatataccacatcttctttatacacacacacgcgtgcacacacacacacacacacacacacacacacaatggaatactagtcagccacaaaaaaagaacgaacttttgccattttgcaacaacatggatggaattggagggtattatgctaagtgaaataagagatagaggaagaaaaacgctgtatgataccacttatatggagaatttcaaaaataaagcaaactaggGAAATatgacagactcacagatatagagaacaaactagtggttaccagtgggaagagggaagggggaggggcaggggaaggataggggattaagaaatacaaaatactatgtataaaataaataagcgggtttccctggtggcgcagtggttcagagtccgcctgccgatgcaggggacacgggatcgtgccccggtccgggaagatcccacatgccgcggagcggctgggcccgtgagccatggccaccgagcctgcgcgtctggagcctgtgctccgcaacgggagaggccacaacagtgagaggccggcgtgccgcaaaaaaataaaaataaaataaaaataaataagctacaaagatatattgcaCAACAAACGgtatatagccagtattttataataactgtaaatggaatataacctttaaaaattgtgaatcactctgttgtgtacatgaaacttataaaatattgtacatcaactatacctcaattaaaaaagatctactctcttaacaactttcaaatatacaatacagtattattaactatagtcgccatgctgtacattacagccCCAGGActtctttattttgtaaatggttTGTACCGTTTGGCCATTTACACCCATTTCATCCATCCTCCACCCCACACctgtggcaaccaccaatctgttctctgggtgtttttttttttaaatttccacatataagtgagatcatatagtatttgtctttgtctgtccctctgtgttattgcaaatggcaggatttccttttttttttttttaaatggctgaataatatccgaGGGAGAGTGAAAGTatgactgtgtgtgtgagtgtgtgtgtatcacattttctttatccatttatccatcaatgaacacttacgttgttttcatgtcttggttatggtaaataaatgaatatggggggggtgcagatatcttttcaaaaaagttgttgttctcttttccttcagataaatttccgggagtggaattgctggatcgcacggtagttctattttcaatattttgatgaacctctatactgttttccatagtggctgcatcaatttacagtcccataaactcatattttcttgaataatttAAGCACATCCTAAATGCAAAAGGTATATATCTTTTCCTGACTTTAAAAAGtgtatatcttttaaattttggaaaagaaagattGAATGGAGTACACCAAACCCATAGGTGAacaatttaatttgttttctctatCTTCTTATCCTATTTTACTGGGGAGTTCTTTTACATTACCAAGGATATCCCTATTCCAATTCCATGCAGTCTTGCTCTGGATCACatcaatgatttaaaaattttcaatttgtatttcaaaaaacaaaattcttactTCTAAATCTGATAAAGAGCAATAAGTGTGTGCCCATGTCATTCATAAGCTTGTTCTGAATCTAAATAaactttcttttgaaaagaagATCACttgaaaattaccaaaaaaataagCCAACAGGAATTTATGCATATCAGGAACACTGGTTAACAggcttttccaaccacaaagtgAAGAATCGGCCTCTACCTCACTAAGGGTGACAGGAGCAACTGGATGTGGCCCTGGAATGTGCACTGGCCATGGCAGTAGTGCCAGCCCTGGCTGCAGCCCTGGCTCGGGctctctctccctcatctctCAAAGCCTCTTCATACCAGGATGGGAAGGCAGTGGGGACCCTATCATCGACCTTGGCCAAAAACTCCAGGACTTTCATTTTGCTGGTTTCAGCTTGGGCTCTTGATCGCTGTCACGCATCTGATGATACACCAGGTATTTTCCTGCACCAAATCTTCTGTGATAAGCTTCCTGGGCTCCACCAAGATGAAGTGCCTCTTTCCATCAAAAACACCCAAAACATTCAGGAATTCCCAGATCTCCTCCTCAGAGGCGCGGTCGCCATGCAAGAAGATCACACCGAGGACAGGCATCAGGGGCCCATTCTTCCGAAACCGCCCGCCACTGCTCCGACGCCCATCATCGGTGAGATCTAGCTTGCTGACAGGGGCATAGGAATCACCACTCGGCTTGACTTCCTTCAAGTCAAGGCCGCAGACCAGTTCCATGTGCTCAGTGGCTCTCCTTAGGATCTCAGGGAATTGTTTCCTGTACATTTTGTTGACAACCTTCAGCATGTCTACCTTCATGATGGgctcttttatatttctgcagtagGAATTGCATCAACATCCCTGCCTTCATGGTTAGAAGGTCCTTCCGTAAGCTCTCAGTGGAGGCTGAGGCTTTAGAGCGACGTGCACTTTCTCATCTTGGCTCTTGACATCTTTTTTGGACATTGTGCATGAAATAGCTGAGAAGTAACGATGGTGGATGTGGATCTCTGAGGCTCCTAGGAATGCCAGCCACCGGGGAGTCCAAGGAAACATCCCCAaaacaggagaggaagagaagggggacTCTTCCCTGCTCAGTGGTTTGAGCACCCTGGAGATCCTGGGTCTCACCCCGGGCATGCTGGCATTTCTCACGAGCACTGAGTTTACTCTTGTGACCCTAGGGAATGATGAGTGTGATCAGGAACAGCAGGCGGGAGTGTGGGTGATGCCCGCacttggaggagggaggaggagggggaatgaGATGATGTGAGGACCTTCAGCAGGGACATTCCACGTAAGCTTTAACCAAGTCCATCTCTGCAGGTTTCCTTGAGGGCACTGCCCTAGGACTCTGCAGGGCTCTTGTTCTCCTGGTCAACCTGTCCCTGAGAACCCAGTGGAGAAACGGTGAGCCTTAGGCTGCAGCCTGCCTGCCCCGTGTTTTACTGACTAGGGTGACAGCATGGTTGATAGTGGGGCCACTTGTGTTTTTCAGTGTAGGGGGTCTTCTATGTTTAGCTTCAGGATTATCATGACAGCTCTTGGCAAGGCCTGGAAACTCCCCTCTCTGTTACTCTAAAGGTGACACCCCAAAGCTCTCCGGGACCCACAAGAAGGAAGTGAGAGGGGCACCTCAGCCCACCACTCTTATCAGGGGGAACCCAGTAGTTAAAGCTCTGTGGGTACCTCTCTGTCCTGAGCTTGTTAGATCCTAAGTCATCATTTGGAGTCCTCACTTGGATACCGCACAGGGTCATGGACTCTTCCTTTTGCTGACTGAGGGCTGGACCTTCAGACCAAGGATCTCACCTCCTTCCAGAACTCATAAAAAATGGGATGgggatccatgaaagaaataattgataagctagaTTTCATTCCCTTAAACTTCTAATCTGCAAAAATACACCATCAAGAGAACAAGAAGATGAGCTACAGTctcagaggaaatatttgcaaaagacagatCTGATGAAGgcttttatccaaaatatacaaagaactcttaaaattcaataagAAGGAAACTAACAAccagatttaaaaaatggacaaaagatatgaacagatacCTCactaaggaagatatacagatggcaaacaagcatatgaaaagatgctcaccatcatgtaccattagggaactgcaaattaaaattacaaccAGAAACCACTACGTGCCAAAATCTAGAGGactgacagcaccaaatgctggtgaggatgggaTTCAACAAGAACGCTTTCATTGTTGGTGGTGATgcaaatggtatagccactttggaagccAGTTTGCAAGCTTCTCAGTAAACTAAACATAttctatactgttggtgggaatgtaaattggtccagccactatgggaaacagtatggaggctcctcaaaaaatcaaaaatagggcttccctggtggtgcagtggttgagagtccgcctgccgatgcgggggacgtggcttcgtgcccgggtccgggaggatcccatgtgccgcggagcggctgggcccgtgagccatggccgctgagcctgcgcgtccggagcctgtgctctgcagcgggagaggccgcagcagtgagaggcccgcgtaccgcaaaaaaaaaaaaaaaaaaaaaaatcaaaaataacatatgatattatcggcaatcccactactatccaaaggaattgaaatcaggaccttgaagagatatctgcattcccatgttcattgcagcattattcctaatagccaagctatggaagcaacctaaatgtccaccgatggatgaatggataaagtgtaaagtatacatacaatggaatatcattcagctttaaaaagaagcTAAAACTTCTCCAGCTATGACAGCGTGAATAAATCTAGAGAACATTATGTtccagtgaaataagccagacacagaaggacaaatactacatgatgtcatttatatgaggaatctaaaatagtcaaagtcagagaagcagagagtagagtgctggttgccaggggctatggagatggggaaaatgagaagGTTTTAATCAAAAgttacaaagtttcagttatgcaaggtaAATCCTAGGGATCTACTATACAGCATAGAGTTTACAGTTAAGACTACTATATTGTACACTTTCTAACAGGTTAAATCTTATggtaagtgttcttatcacacacacaaaataaaaagggtGGGAGGAAACATTTGGAGGTCATAGATATGTTTATGGCATAAACTGCGGTGACTGATAGTTTCACAAGTGGATACTTATCTCCGAACTCATcaatttgtatacattaaatatgtacggTTTTTGTATGCCCATCCTACctcaataaattgtttttttaaaaaaaacaactaaacatactcttaccatacaatctagtaatcatgctccttggtatttaccaaaaTGAGTTGGaaacttacatccacacaaaaacctgcacaccgatgtttatagcagctttactcataattgccaaaacttaaaagcaacaaaggtgTCCTTCAgcaagtaaatggataaataatggaatactgttcagtgctagaaataaatatcaaaccatgaaaagacatggaggaaccttagatgtgtattactaagtgaaagaaactaatcttaaaaggctacatgctgcgtgattccaactacatgacatcctggaaaaaggcaaaactatagaaaaagcaaaaagaccagtggttgccaggggttgggggcagggagggatgaatagagcacagagaatttttagggtagtgaaattactctgtatgacactataatggtagatacaagTCATCATACGTTCGTCAGAACCCACAAAGTGTACACCACCAAGAATGAAGCCAGTGTAACTCTGGACTTTGTGTGCtaatgatgtatcaatgtagCTTCATAGATCGTAGCAAACGGCCCACTCTgatgggggatgttgatagtgggggaggTGTGAGCTGTGTCGGGGAAGAGGGTACATGGGAACTCCTTGTACTTTCTGCTccattttgttgtgaacctaaaactgctttaaaaaaaaataaagtgaactaaaaaaaaaaactgatgaggGGTGGTGGTTGTTGCTCAGCCTCACACCCTTCCCTGGGGATTTAAGTCTTGAGTGCAGGTGCAGGGCCAGTTTTCCCCTCTATGCAAGAGTGGGTGGGCCTCTCAGTCCTCACTCAGTTTCCTTGATTTGACTCCTGGCAGGGCCTGAGGCTCCCCTCTTTCTCGACCTGAGGACATTTCTTCAGAGAAAGGCTCTTATTTCCCTGAGATCCAATAGGAGGTGAGGGTGGCCTTACTTGGCCACACCTGCCATGCCATGAGTGACAACTGTATCAGGCAGGTTGAGACCATATGATGGTGATCCCACTCAGGGTTCTAACTCAGTACCCTAAATCTGACTCACGTGAAGGCCTAAGATTCCCCCCTCTGCTGCCCTGGGACCTCCCCCTCAAACCAAGTTCCGCACTTTTCTGTGATCCCCGAGAAGGATATGAGGCCGTCTCTTCCTGACATTTACACCAGGATCTGTCACGGCAACAGGGAGGATTCTGTGAGGTCTCCGCTGATATGGGTTTGGTGGGCCCTGAACTCTTCAGGGTGCTCACCTTCCTCCTGGGGCACCTTGGAAATCCTATCTCTACTGACCTGAGTTGGCCAACCTCAGGCCAAAGTCTTCACTTTCTCAACCTCTTACGTGGAAATCAGGTTCAGCCACATCTTGACAAGGCTGTCTGGGGACTCTGAGGGCTGACGGCAGGGTCAGGAGTCCATGGGACACACTGTTCGGGGGTGGCGGGTGTGCTTCCTTCATTCCTCATTCAGGGTCCTCACCACCACATGTGGCAGAGACTGGGACTCCTCCCTCTACTGACCTGAGCTCATCCTCCTAGGTAGGACTCACAAGTCCCTGAGAACCCTGAAGAGTAAGTGAGGGCATGCTCAGGCTGACAACTTTGCCTGGCATGTTGCTCTCCCCAGGCCACCCGTAAGGGGCCCTTCATCGTGGCTCCTGTTTCTTGATtaaaggcttcctgggaaagggcCCATCCCTGAAAACTCTTGACCGGTTTCCCTATTGCAAACCCTTCAGAGACTGGGTCTCCGTCCCAGGAGTGATGTGAAGTAGGGAAGTTGTAACACAAGGCAGGATGGATGtgctgtcaaagaaaaaaaatacattggtttttcccttctctttaccAGCAAGACTTAGCATTTTATGTAACTTCTCTTTGAATAGATTTAACTTCCAAATGCGAAGGGCTGTCCAGCATGATTTTCTGAGCCCCTGATCTTTTGAGGTTATCTGACTTTGGATATGTAGATGATCATACTGTCACTAAATATCTTCCTCTGCTTTCTTCACCCTTTTCAACTATTTTGAGACGCTTATTGCTGTGCTTATGTATTCCCATCCAGTGTTTTGGGCACAGAGTCCTCCTTTTTATCACCTGAGATATATTTTGTAGTGAGTGAGAAGTAAGGTGAATTAAGGAACACAAAGTTGGCCTCGGGCTGGGAGGAATGGAAAAGTGTGGGCGTCAGACTTAGTTAGGCCAGGAGTCTAGTTCCAACACTGTCACTTAACAGCTGTGTGAAACTGAACACATTACCAAACTCTGTGAGCCTCGgtcttttcatctgtgaaatgggtttgAGAAGCTCTGCCTTGGGGACTGATAGAATTTATATAATGCCTGTGAAGTGCCTGGCCCATTGCCTGGCTGGTACTGAGACTTTCAAGGATGCCAGTTCTTACTATGATTAATTTGTCCCCTGGAGTTTCAACCCACTACACTGAGATTTAACTTTCAATCCAGGAGATGCCAGAGAATAAGCAGGGCTCTAGGGCAAAGAAACCCCTATCAGGCAAAATCCTGCTTAGCAAGGAAAACTAGTATTTCCCTGTTAGAGTATGTCATTCAAGGTCAACATGAGGTAGACTTCCTCAGTAGATGCAACACGAAGCTCTAAAATGTTTCATGGACCTAAAACGTACCTCCCTCTCAGCTGCCCTTCTTTATAAACCACTCccactttcattcatttaaccacCCACGAATATCTATTCCTTGCCTAGAGTTTGCCAAATTACAATCAAGATAACTtaatttgaatgattttttttgtgGAGTGGGCTCTGGCTCCCCCAACTAGGGCAAAGAGTGCCAGACCAGTGGCTTCTGGGCACCCCCACCCCTCAGGGGAGTACCACCCTTATTTCTCAGAAACTCCCTGGAGACATGACAGCGTGAATAAAACATCTAATTTGCATAGTGTTCACCTGCACTGGGACAAGAGCACAGGACACATTCTATTCCTGCCTCAGGTGATTTCTCTCTGATTTACCCACAACCCCAAAGTACAAGGAGACCTCgaagatattgcaggtttggttccagacccccaaaataaagtgaatagtacaataaagtgagtcacaagaattttttggtttcccagtgctcttataaaatttatgtttacactatactgcagCCTATTAAGCGCGCAATAGCATTATGTCAAggaacaatgtacataccttaattaaaaaatacctttctgctaaaaaatgctaaccatcatctgagccttcagcgagtccatctttttgctggtggaaggtatgaaatattgtgagaattaccaaaatgtgacacagagacacgacgTGAGAATAccttgttggaaaaatggcgctgaAAGACGTGCTGGAAGCAAGGTtgacacaaaccttcaatttgttaaaaaaagaaaagaaaaagcactatCTGTGAAATACAATAAAGCAAAGCGCAACAAAATGAAGTGTGCCTGTAACTGCTACGGGCAGTTTCCCATTCCAGGCTTTGTCTTTCAACTGTACAGCCCACCATCTGAGGATCTGGCCCCTGCTCAAAATTATCAGTCTCATCTAGCCCACCACGCACCTAACTTATAATTACCTCCCACTGAAGGACTTACATTTTTCCCAAGGCCCACCACTGCCTTGCATCAGGGAATTTACATTTGACTGCTATCATGTGAAACCACCCCTTCTCCTTTCTTATCCTGTCTTTTCATTTGACCTTTTGGTCTTAGAGTATACATCACCATTTTCTTTATATGATAGCTGCTTCTCGGCTCTATAATTTTATGGTCAGTGGCTAGGTCTCCTTCTTCTCAGCTCTCACAGTACTAGCAAGGAGCCTTCTAAGAGCAGATGCTCAATTAATGTTTGGGGAATAAACGAGCCTGTGAGCATGAGGTCTAATTTATTATGATTTAATTCTACATTTTTGAATGAGCCAAGCACATactgttatttctaattttataaaacagaGTAAAAGGAATTAGTAAACCAAATATTGACCATCTTACTTTTTCTATACTATACTACATAcagtatactatactatacttaactttttcacattttcaaGGAATTGCATATTGCAATGCCATGTTATCTTCCACCAAATTACTAAATAAGATGGAAGTTTTCCCAATAAGTTTTACAAAACAGCAAAACTCTTATTCTTAAACCTGATAAACAACAGTATGACTGATGTAATTCATAAACTTACATTCTAAtgctaaataaaatttcatttaggaGTAACGtttgaaaaacagcaaaaaacaaagacGTATTTCCAAATTCCCCATACAGAACAGGAACACGAAGGTATTATACAGTATTCCCTCTGTCACACCCAGCCCTACACTACTTGAAATATTGAATGCTCTCTTCAGCCACAAAGTGCAGAATTTGCCTCAGATTCTGTGTGGGAGGAGCTGGACAGAACACTGGAACATCCACTGGCTTGGGctctctcttcctcatctttcaaaGCCTCTTCATACCAAGACTGGAAGGCACTGGGGACGGTGTGATTGACCTTGGCCAGGAACTCCAGGACTTTCATCTTGCTGGTTTCGGCATGTGCTCTCGGGCCCCACAGGAACTCGTAGCGCGCTGGATCACTGTTGGCCACTTGCCGGTATTCCAAATACTTCAGCTTCACCCAATCTTGGGTGATGAGCTTCTTGGGCTCCCCAAATATGAAGTGCCTCTTCCCAGCATAGACTCTCATCTTATTCAGGAATTCCCAGATATTCTCCTCTGTGGTGCAGTTGCCCTTCATGAGGATCACAGCCAGAATGTACATCAGGAGACCGGTCTTGGGTAACCCGCTGCCACGGCTCATGGTCCCATCGTCGGGGAGAGCCATTTTGCTGACAAAGGTATAAGTATGCTTGGTACGGTCGACCTCCTTTAAGTCAACACCAAATAGCATCTCCATGCTGAAGGAAGCTCTTCTGAGGATCTCAGGGAATCGATTTTGGTACTTCTTTGCGATAAACTTCAGCATATGTGCTTTCCTAACaggctttttcattttatacatgtgCACCAGGAACTGCACCAACACACTCGCTGTCCTCCTTAGAGGGCCTTTTCGAGACCGCACGGCGGAGACGGCGGCCTGAGAGGAACTGTGCTTTTTCTTCATTTGGCCTTTGGCTCCTTTGTTTGATCTTGCGGGAGAAACACCTGCAGGATTAGTGGTGGTGGCTAGGGCCCTCTGAGGACTCTTGAGAGTGCTACGTGACTTAGCACCCGGCTTTCTCCGAGTAGTAACCCCAAGAGAAGGACATGAAGACGAGGCGGCTTCCTCCTCAGCTGCAGTGGCCTGAGCACCCGTCAGACCCTGGGTCCCACTTTGGGCCTGGCAGCGTCTCTCACGGGTGCGGAGCTTACTCTTCCGCCCCCGAGGCATGGTGACTGTGGTCAGGGACAAAAGGCAGGAGTGCAGGTAGGACAGCGGGGTGATCTGGCAGAGATGCGAGAGGATGAGAGGGAGTGAGTGCCTACAGCAGGGAGGTACCACCCTGCCTTTAAGAGGGCCGCTCTTCAGGTTTCCATGTGGGCCCTGCTCTACGAACACACAGGACTCCTGTTCTGATCACCCTGTCCTCTAAGAACCCTGTGGAAATAATTAAAGTGAGCCTCAGGCTGCAGCCTGCCAGCCCTGCCTGGTGCTTATTGGGGCTGAGAGCAGCAGTGGGCAATTATCAAGTCCTTGTGGAGCCCCCTCTACTCTGGAGCATTGGGGTCCCCTCAGTTCATATGCAGGACCATCATATCAACtttgggcagggcctgggcccccTCCTCTGTGCTGCTCTAAATTTATACCTCAGACCCAGATCCTCATCTTCCTGGGATACCTTAAGAAGAAGTGAAGGGGCACCTCAGCCTAGCACCCCTACCAGGGGGCACCCACAGCTGACAGCGCTATGGGACTCTGTCCTGGGCTCCTTGGGGTCCTCAGTCCTCATTCAGGGTCCTTGCCTTGGCTCTCACCAATCTGATACCATCAGAAATAAAGAAGGGgaaacccgggagctgtgcaaacaaagaagagaaagggaaatctctcccagcagcctcaggagcagcggattaaatctccacaatcaacttgatgtaccccgcatctgtggaatacctgaatagacaacgaatcatcccaaactgaggagccGTGcgaatgaaaggctcttggtgctgcggccaggagtcagtgctgtgcctctgaggtgggagagccaacttcaggacactggtcaagaagagacctccaggctccacataatatcaaacggggaAAAATCTcccggagatctccatctcaacaccagcacccagcttcactcaatgaccagcaagctacagtgctggacaccctatgccaaacaactagcaaaaaaggtacacaagcccacccattggcagagaggctgcctaaaatcataataaggccaaagacaccccaaaacacaccaccagacgtggacctgcccaccagaaagacaagttccaggctcatccaccagaacacaggcactagtccccgccaccaggaagcctacacaacccactgaaccaaccttagccactggggacagacatcaaaaacaacaggaactacgaacctgcagcctgcaaaaaggagaccccaaacacagaaagataagcaaaatgagaagacagaaaaacacacggcagatgaagga includes these proteins:
- the LOC132418036 gene encoding melanoma-associated antigen B3-like — protein: MPRGRKSKLRTRERRCQAQSGTQGLTGAQATAAEEEAASSSCPSLGVTTRRKPGAKSRSTLKSPQRALATTTNPAGVSPARSNKGAKGQMKKKHSSSQAAVSAVRSRKGPLRRTASVLVQFLVHMYKMKKPVRKAHMLKFIAKKYQNRFPEILRRASFSMEMLFGVDLKEVDRTKHTYTFVSKMALPDDGTMSRGSGLPKTGLLMYILAVILMKGNCTTEENIWEFLNKMRVYAGKRHFIFGEPKKLITQDWVKLKYLEYRQVANSDPARYEFLWGPRAHAETSKMKVLEFLAKVNHTVPSAFQSWYEEALKDEEERAQASGCSSVLSSSSHTESEANSALCG